A genomic stretch from Limnobacter thiooxidans includes:
- the gspE gene encoding type II secretion system ATPase GspE, with protein sequence MSELNFNPQTVGRLHYGFARQNQVLCLDAQNELWRLAFSPRTPSHALIEAQRVAPCPIDWVFCEDAVALEKTINQAYSNQETSAAAVANEVAGDLDLDQLMQDIPAVEDLLETEDDAPIIRMINALLTQASRDGASDIHIEAFETHSAVRFRVDGTLRDVLQPRRELHSALISRIKIMASLDIAEKRLPQDGRITLRIGGKPMDVRVSTLPTGHGERAVLRLLDKEAGRLELSRLGMPEHTLKEMDRLCNTPHGIILVTGPTGSGKTTTLYAALSRIDSGTTNVMTVEDPVEYDLPGISQTPVNTKIDMTFAKALRAILRQDPDVIMIGEIRDLETAQIAVQASLTGHLVLATLHTNDSVSAVTRLVDMGVEPFLLSSSLLGVLAQRLVRRLCPHCKTSTLNDLGQAHWHANGCDQCGHTGYVGRTGVYELFTLDDELRAMVHNENSEAEMRQRAQAKGMKNMREDGQRWVESGTTTLEELLRVTRD encoded by the coding sequence TTGAGCGAGTTGAATTTCAACCCACAGACCGTGGGCCGCCTGCACTATGGTTTTGCCAGGCAAAATCAGGTGCTGTGTCTGGATGCCCAGAATGAATTGTGGCGCCTGGCCTTCAGCCCGCGCACGCCAAGCCATGCCTTGATTGAGGCGCAGCGTGTGGCCCCCTGCCCGATTGACTGGGTGTTTTGTGAAGACGCTGTGGCGCTTGAAAAAACCATCAACCAGGCGTATTCAAATCAGGAAACCAGTGCAGCCGCGGTGGCCAACGAGGTGGCAGGCGACCTGGACCTGGACCAGTTGATGCAGGACATTCCCGCAGTGGAAGACCTGCTGGAAACCGAAGACGATGCGCCAATTATTCGCATGATCAACGCCCTGCTGACCCAAGCCAGCCGCGACGGGGCTTCCGACATTCACATTGAAGCCTTCGAGACCCATTCTGCTGTACGGTTTCGTGTGGACGGCACCCTGCGCGATGTGTTGCAACCCCGACGCGAACTGCATTCCGCACTGATTTCCCGCATCAAGATCATGGCCAGTCTGGACATTGCTGAAAAGCGATTGCCCCAGGACGGCCGCATTACCCTGCGAATTGGTGGCAAGCCCATGGATGTACGAGTGTCCACGCTGCCGACAGGCCATGGCGAACGCGCAGTGCTGCGCTTGCTGGACAAGGAAGCAGGCCGCCTTGAATTGAGCCGCCTGGGCATGCCTGAACACACCCTGAAAGAAATGGACCGCCTGTGCAACACACCACACGGCATTATCCTGGTGACAGGCCCCACGGGTTCCGGCAAAACAACCACGCTGTACGCGGCGTTGTCGCGCATTGATTCCGGCACCACCAATGTGATGACGGTTGAAGACCCGGTGGAATACGATTTGCCTGGCATCAGCCAGACCCCGGTGAACACAAAAATTGACATGACATTTGCCAAGGCCTTGCGCGCCATTTTGCGGCAAGACCCTGACGTGATCATGATCGGCGAAATCCGTGACCTGGAAACCGCGCAAATCGCGGTACAGGCATCACTGACGGGGCACCTGGTGCTGGCCACCTTGCACACCAACGATTCAGTCAGTGCGGTGACCCGGCTGGTGGACATGGGTGTCGAGCCTTTCCTGCTGTCATCAAGCCTGTTGGGTGTATTGGCCCAACGCTTGGTGCGCCGCTTGTGCCCACACTGCAAAACCAGCACATTGAATGACTTGGGGCAGGCCCATTGGCATGCCAACGGCTGCGACCAATGCGGACACACGGGCTATGTGGGAAGAACGGGCGTGTATGAACTGTTCACCCTGGACGACGAGTTGCGCGCCATGGTTCACAACGAAAACTCCGAAGCAGAAATGCGCCAGCGCGCGCAGGCCAAGGGCATGAAAAACATGCGGGAAGACGGACAGCGCTGGGTAGAGAGTGGTACTACCACGCTGGAAGAATTGCTTCGAGTCACAAGAGACTAA
- the gspD gene encoding type II secretion system secretin GspD, which yields MSLNTAHMGRMKRSLLSLAVASMGLGLGAGGHAQNLDLQSNARPQNSQEDRFALNFVNAEIDAVVRAIGSFTNQTFVVDPRVRGTISLVSPEPLSAKDAKNALLAALRLQGFTIVESGGVARVLPENDAKVQANNTVDPRRAMSQSGNAIVTQVFQLNYESATALVPVLRPLIAPNNTIAAYPNNNTLVITDYADNLQRIARIIASIDGPYSGDLEVVPLEHALAVDLAAILGRMLDEGNRGTGAAVDAGQRLSVMADPRTNSLLLRTPSKARLNLAKALIAKLDQPTKQPGNVWVVYLKNAEAAKLAKTLQAVLSSSPISENSNSGLNQLSSGGGLAGGLTNDNPNNNNSTRNVTNGSPGLGSSALGGSSSGQLSSASGNVELNNGGIVQADPSTNSLIITAPEPIYRNLRSIIEKLDVRRAQVFVESLIVEVSTDKAAEFGIQFQGLSGVGANGVRVIGGTNFNAPGSGANILGAATNLGSVGRGLNIGVIDGQVNIPGIGTISNLGFLARALESKANANILSTPNILTLDNEEAKIVIGQNVPFITGQFTNSGGNGATVNPFQTIERQDVGLTLRVKPQVSEGGIVKLGIFQEVSSVVDSTNVSGIITNKRSIESNVLVESGNIIVLGGLVEDRVTGNEEKVPGLGDVPVLGQFFRYDNRRRQKTNLMVFLRPVVVRNEDQAQGIVTNRYDYMRQLQRENQPEQRFGLPNMEAPVLPTRRPQAVAPAAEAAPAKTTPGEETINLTPSNKILVIPRPGQASGDAEVGPNGGRIIRGKKP from the coding sequence GTGAGCTTGAACACTGCACACATGGGACGAATGAAACGCTCACTGCTGAGCTTGGCTGTGGCGTCGATGGGATTGGGGCTGGGAGCTGGCGGTCACGCACAAAACCTGGATTTGCAAAGCAATGCGAGACCACAGAACAGTCAGGAAGACCGTTTTGCATTGAATTTTGTGAATGCGGAAATTGATGCCGTCGTGCGGGCAATTGGCTCCTTCACCAATCAAACCTTCGTGGTGGACCCCCGAGTGCGGGGCACCATTTCCCTGGTATCGCCCGAGCCCTTGAGCGCCAAAGATGCCAAGAATGCCCTGTTGGCCGCATTGCGCCTGCAAGGCTTCACCATTGTGGAAAGCGGTGGTGTAGCACGTGTGCTACCGGAAAACGATGCCAAGGTGCAGGCCAACAACACCGTTGACCCACGACGCGCGATGAGCCAAAGTGGCAACGCCATTGTGACCCAGGTGTTTCAGCTGAACTACGAATCAGCCACGGCGCTGGTGCCGGTGCTACGCCCGTTGATTGCGCCCAACAACACGATTGCGGCCTACCCCAACAACAACACCCTGGTGATTACTGATTACGCAGACAACTTGCAGCGCATTGCGAGAATCATTGCGAGCATTGATGGGCCCTATTCCGGTGACCTGGAGGTGGTGCCCCTTGAGCATGCTCTGGCGGTTGACCTGGCGGCCATTCTCGGTCGCATGCTGGATGAGGGCAACCGGGGCACCGGCGCTGCAGTGGATGCGGGCCAACGGCTTTCGGTCATGGCAGACCCACGCACCAATTCGCTGTTGCTGAGAACACCCAGCAAGGCGCGCCTGAACCTGGCCAAGGCACTGATTGCCAAACTGGACCAACCCACCAAGCAACCGGGCAATGTGTGGGTGGTTTACCTGAAAAACGCGGAAGCCGCGAAACTTGCCAAAACCTTGCAGGCCGTGTTGAGCAGCAGCCCGATTTCAGAAAACAGCAATTCCGGCCTGAACCAGCTTTCCTCAGGCGGCGGGCTTGCAGGCGGATTGACCAACGACAACCCCAACAACAACAATTCCACACGAAATGTGACCAATGGCAGCCCAGGCTTGGGCTCATCAGCGCTGGGCGGTTCTTCAAGCGGACAACTCAGCTCTGCGTCAGGCAACGTGGAATTGAACAACGGCGGTATTGTACAGGCCGACCCGTCCACCAACTCATTGATCATTACCGCGCCCGAACCGATCTATCGCAACCTGCGTTCGATCATCGAGAAGCTGGATGTGCGGCGTGCACAGGTGTTTGTCGAATCGCTGATTGTGGAAGTGTCCACAGACAAGGCGGCCGAATTCGGTATTCAGTTCCAGGGACTTTCCGGTGTGGGTGCTAACGGTGTTCGCGTCATCGGTGGCACCAATTTCAACGCCCCCGGCTCAGGGGCCAACATTCTGGGTGCCGCAACCAACCTGGGTTCGGTGGGCCGTGGCCTGAACATTGGCGTGATCGACGGGCAGGTGAACATTCCAGGCATTGGTACCATTTCCAATTTGGGCTTTTTGGCCCGCGCGCTGGAAAGCAAAGCCAACGCCAACATCCTGTCCACACCAAACATTTTGACGCTGGACAACGAGGAAGCCAAAATCGTGATCGGCCAGAACGTGCCATTCATCACCGGGCAGTTCACCAACAGCGGCGGCAATGGCGCCACGGTCAACCCATTCCAGACCATTGAACGTCAGGACGTGGGCCTGACCTTGCGGGTGAAACCCCAGGTGTCGGAAGGCGGCATTGTGAAACTGGGAATTTTCCAGGAAGTAAGCTCGGTAGTGGACAGCACCAACGTGTCGGGCATTATCACCAACAAGCGGTCCATTGAAAGCAATGTATTGGTGGAATCGGGCAACATCATCGTGCTGGGCGGTCTGGTTGAAGACCGGGTCACCGGCAACGAGGAAAAAGTACCAGGCTTGGGTGACGTACCCGTTCTGGGCCAGTTTTTCCGTTACGACAACCGCCGCCGCCAGAAAACCAACCTGATGGTTTTCCTGCGCCCGGTGGTGGTTCGCAACGAAGACCAGGCCCAGGGCATTGTGACCAACCGCTACGACTACATGCGCCAGTTACAGCGCGAAAACCAGCCCGAACAGCGATTTGGCTTGCCCAATATGGAAGCGCCTGTTTTGCCGACACGTAGACCGCAGGCCGTTGCACCAGCTGCCGAGGCAGCCCCTGCGAAAACAACACCAGGCGAAGAAACCATTAACCTGACGCCGAGCAACAAGATACTGGTGATTCCGCGCCCTGGCCAAGCCAGTGGTGACGCAGAAGTCGGTCCGAATGGCGGTCGAATCATTCGAGGCAAAAAACCTTGA
- the gspN gene encoding type II secretion system protein N codes for MKNLRWLWPFALCAVVVLIWNYPAYALSGRIEAASGGKVRVLSSNGSVWSGQMQLGLADGTQIYAIPEALNWQLKLGQQGSWVALEVEHPKLALPLHLGFNAAGINVGGGELRLPASWLTALGAPFNTIRPEGLLQLSWAQWQSDAAMQATLKWLDAQSALASIRPLGEYVITVTGTPGTKTEMTLTTTKGPLMLEGSGQWTKGQRFAFNGYASAQERSKEALTGLLSQMGRLEGDRYRLGVF; via the coding sequence ATGAAAAACCTGCGCTGGTTGTGGCCTTTTGCACTGTGCGCGGTGGTGGTACTGATCTGGAATTACCCGGCGTATGCCCTGAGCGGTCGCATTGAAGCAGCCAGTGGCGGAAAAGTCAGGGTGTTGAGCAGCAATGGTTCAGTGTGGTCGGGGCAGATGCAGTTGGGTTTGGCTGATGGCACCCAAATCTACGCCATTCCCGAGGCCTTGAATTGGCAATTGAAACTAGGACAACAGGGCAGTTGGGTTGCCCTTGAAGTTGAACATCCAAAATTGGCACTTCCGCTGCATCTGGGATTCAATGCGGCAGGTATTAATGTGGGTGGCGGAGAACTTCGCTTGCCCGCGTCCTGGCTGACAGCACTGGGAGCGCCGTTCAATACCATTCGACCCGAGGGCTTGTTGCAGTTAAGCTGGGCACAGTGGCAAAGTGACGCAGCCATGCAGGCGACACTTAAGTGGCTTGACGCACAGTCCGCCTTGGCCAGTATTCGCCCTTTGGGGGAATATGTCATCACAGTGACTGGCACACCGGGTACAAAGACAGAGATGACATTGACCACGACCAAGGGCCCGCTGATGCTGGAAGGAAGTGGGCAGTGGACGAAGGGACAGCGGTTTGCGTTCAATGGCTACGCCAGCGCACAGGAACGCAGCAAAGAGGCATTGACAGGGCTATTGAGCCAGATGGGACGACTTGAGGGTGATCGCTATCGCCTGGGTGTATTTTGA
- the gspM gene encoding type II secretion system protein GspM gives MKHTELLTQIQTRLDQLNTRERKLVTWGGTVALALIGWFVLLEPAIVTIQQAPANQAALVDKAGQVMRAAQDLEALRGARSRVVVPESDLQVRLQQLLEEQGIAEQTNLVRTEEGDIRIEFKQVSASGFLAWLSRAEAISSLQLHLAEVEKVEAGVLSGYVNLLPGTSGNMGKSSP, from the coding sequence ATGAAACACACTGAATTGCTGACGCAGATACAAACCCGTCTGGACCAGTTGAACACTCGCGAAAGAAAACTGGTTACTTGGGGTGGTACCGTGGCCTTGGCGTTGATTGGATGGTTCGTGCTGCTCGAACCTGCAATCGTGACCATTCAACAAGCACCCGCAAACCAGGCTGCGCTGGTTGACAAGGCAGGGCAAGTGATGCGTGCTGCACAGGACCTGGAAGCCCTTCGCGGCGCGCGTTCGCGGGTTGTGGTACCTGAAAGCGATTTGCAGGTCCGTTTGCAGCAGTTGCTTGAAGAACAGGGAATTGCAGAACAGACCAACCTGGTGCGCACAGAGGAAGGCGACATCCGCATCGAGTTCAAGCAGGTCTCTGCCAGCGGATTTCTGGCTTGGCTGTCACGGGCGGAAGCCATATCCAGCCTTCAGTTGCATTTGGCAGAGGTGGAAAAAGTGGAAGCTGGCGTGTTGAGTGGCTATGTGAACCTTCTGCCAGGCACTTCGGGAAATATGGGCAAATCATCGCCATGA
- the gspL gene encoding type II secretion system protein GspL produces MNNNQPLLVIWWPKALDQARAEEEGRVIRVRYEVQSRSGDKQHGGEEALNRLPKDLPCLVLLKPTEVGLFAVVPPKLSGNKLKEALPFLVEPYLLNEPEENHVSLWSGLPDHAGGAKLAAVLGKTRARSVVTVCNQHGLKLAALSCETLRERTGHEGAAWISGQDFIVVDGIDTPLLTPTEQPAVLKVMLQRRLQQVGAPTIQASAADYGWLGQQVDGALGDNRIQAATRAPIEPLPRLLNKSLLGADELRKMGMRPMVNQLGARKLIAPALTLLVVAVLGLNALAFKAQRANAAIEAQIAETYAQALPNTPMVADPLLLIEREKRSLNAGLDTSSAQGVSALLHEVGQAMDLAPFNSMVDFAWADNTLSVRFNANVTEDQQGAALQKLKARRLEAKWLIGAKSNLPVLQVEKGPAQ; encoded by the coding sequence TTGAATAACAACCAACCCCTGTTGGTGATTTGGTGGCCCAAGGCGCTGGATCAAGCCCGCGCAGAGGAAGAAGGCCGAGTCATTCGGGTGCGCTATGAAGTGCAAAGCCGCAGTGGCGACAAGCAGCATGGCGGCGAAGAAGCGCTGAACCGGCTGCCAAAGGACCTGCCTTGCCTGGTGTTGCTCAAGCCCACCGAGGTCGGGCTGTTTGCCGTGGTGCCACCCAAGCTTTCAGGCAACAAGTTGAAGGAAGCATTGCCCTTTCTGGTTGAACCCTATTTGCTCAATGAGCCCGAAGAAAACCATGTGAGCCTTTGGTCCGGTTTGCCCGACCATGCAGGTGGTGCAAAACTGGCTGCGGTTCTGGGGAAAACAAGGGCACGCAGTGTTGTTACTGTCTGTAACCAACACGGATTGAAACTGGCGGCACTGAGCTGCGAAACCCTTCGTGAACGAACTGGCCATGAAGGAGCAGCCTGGATAAGCGGGCAGGACTTCATCGTGGTGGACGGTATCGACACGCCTTTGTTGACCCCGACAGAACAGCCCGCTGTACTGAAGGTGATGCTTCAGCGCAGATTGCAACAGGTGGGCGCCCCGACCATTCAAGCCAGTGCCGCGGACTATGGCTGGCTGGGCCAACAGGTAGACGGCGCGCTCGGCGACAACAGGATCCAGGCTGCGACCCGCGCGCCCATCGAACCCTTGCCCCGCCTCTTGAACAAAAGCCTGCTTGGTGCTGACGAGCTTCGCAAAATGGGCATGCGCCCCATGGTCAACCAGCTGGGTGCGCGCAAACTGATTGCGCCTGCACTGACACTGCTGGTTGTAGCGGTGTTGGGGCTGAATGCTTTGGCCTTCAAGGCACAACGCGCCAACGCAGCCATTGAAGCGCAAATTGCAGAAACCTACGCGCAGGCGCTGCCCAACACCCCCATGGTGGCCGACCCGCTGTTGTTGATCGAACGCGAAAAGCGCAGCCTGAATGCAGGGCTGGACACCAGCAGCGCACAGGGCGTAAGTGCCTTGTTGCACGAAGTTGGCCAGGCCATGGACCTGGCACCCTTTAACAGCATGGTTGACTTTGCCTGGGCGGACAACACCCTGAGTGTGCGCTTCAATGCCAACGTGACGGAAGACCAACAAGGCGCTGCCCTGCAAAAGCTGAAAGCCCGACGCCTGGAAGCGAAATGGTTGATCGGTGCGAAATCGAATTTGCCAGTGCTGCAAGTAGAAAAAGGGCCGGCCCAATGA
- the gspK gene encoding type II secretion system minor pseudopilin GspK has product MKQLKHHRPKAQAGAAVVMALFIVVLCTLAISPLIWNLFATAKTISVAAARDQADAVSVSGVDWARVILREDARVSTTDTLTEPWAVPLAESRINEGLMRKEENATETDDREVVLTGRIEDAQGRFNLRNLGAGNPRQQTWLAGFSKLCDLLSIPTEQRNLLVQTLGSMFMPILANPEEQGTTPDEVPILPALRWGEFRGKYGIAEETWNQLRPYVVILPRTSAVNANTASAEVLYAVVQDMSFADAQRVIAQRERVTFRDLADIRAVLNPNITINNDLITVNSNYFLVEGTAQVEEALIRTRALLERRDQRVYVMWRQ; this is encoded by the coding sequence ATGAAACAATTGAAACACCACCGACCCAAAGCACAGGCTGGCGCAGCGGTGGTGATGGCCTTGTTCATCGTGGTGCTTTGCACGCTGGCGATCAGCCCTTTGATCTGGAATCTGTTTGCCACAGCGAAAACCATTTCGGTCGCAGCAGCAAGGGATCAAGCAGATGCAGTCAGCGTCAGCGGCGTGGACTGGGCACGGGTTATTTTGCGGGAGGACGCACGGGTGTCCACCACGGACACGCTGACCGAACCCTGGGCGGTGCCGCTGGCCGAAAGCCGGATCAACGAAGGGCTGATGCGCAAGGAAGAAAACGCCACGGAAACGGATGACCGCGAAGTGGTGCTGACCGGTCGAATCGAAGACGCGCAGGGTCGCTTCAATTTGCGCAATCTGGGTGCTGGCAATCCTCGTCAGCAGACCTGGCTGGCAGGGTTCTCGAAGTTGTGCGATTTGCTGAGCATACCCACCGAACAGCGCAACCTGCTGGTGCAAACTTTGGGCAGCATGTTCATGCCAATATTGGCCAACCCGGAAGAGCAGGGCACCACGCCAGATGAAGTCCCCATTTTACCGGCCCTGCGCTGGGGAGAGTTTCGCGGCAAATACGGCATAGCAGAGGAAACCTGGAACCAGTTGCGACCCTACGTAGTGATTTTGCCCCGGACCAGTGCGGTGAATGCCAACACTGCATCTGCGGAAGTGCTCTATGCGGTAGTACAAGACATGAGCTTTGCAGATGCCCAACGTGTGATTGCACAGAGGGAACGCGTGACATTCCGCGATTTGGCTGATATTCGTGCTGTTCTGAACCCGAATATCACCATAAACAATGATTTAATAACTGTGAACAGCAATTACTTTCTGGTGGAAGGCACGGCACAGGTTGAGGAGGCGTTGATCCGCACACGAGCCTTGCTCGAGCGGCGCGATCAGCGTGTGTATGTGATGTGGAGACAATAA
- a CDS encoding PulJ/GspJ family protein, with the protein MNRQSGFTLLEVLIALGIVAVISILSWQGLEEVLRSAGRVTQVDEQIQTTTAVFAQLEKDIAALELGLEAPTPASDLIELTGSGLLLQFTQRNTSEPAYRERVEWVLDGTNLLRISRRELNPDQPSVSEPIPARGLQIRFLREPGGWTSPLAFGTPAPQERSDLELQGPALQLNTGAPSGPPPGEAGEMPQAPQPPESPESPEAPATPETPGTPGTRQTQPAANLIRAVEVSVTQANNQAVTRVFRTGGVY; encoded by the coding sequence ATGAACAGGCAAAGCGGATTCACCTTGCTGGAAGTCTTGATTGCCCTCGGGATTGTGGCAGTGATTTCGATACTTTCATGGCAAGGTCTGGAAGAAGTACTGCGTTCGGCGGGTCGTGTAACCCAGGTTGATGAGCAGATACAAACTACCACCGCCGTGTTTGCCCAGCTTGAAAAAGACATCGCCGCCCTTGAATTGGGGCTGGAAGCCCCCACCCCCGCCAGCGATCTGATTGAACTCACTGGCAGCGGTCTTCTGCTCCAGTTCACCCAACGCAACACCAGTGAGCCCGCCTACCGCGAACGCGTGGAATGGGTGCTGGATGGAACAAACCTGCTGCGTATTTCACGGCGCGAGTTGAACCCGGACCAACCGTCGGTCAGTGAACCGATCCCTGCCCGCGGCCTGCAAATCCGCTTTTTACGTGAACCCGGTGGCTGGACCAGCCCGCTGGCTTTTGGTACACCCGCCCCGCAGGAACGCAGTGACCTGGAACTGCAGGGCCCCGCCTTGCAATTGAATACGGGCGCTCCCTCAGGACCACCCCCGGGCGAAGCTGGGGAAATGCCCCAAGCACCACAACCTCCTGAATCGCCAGAATCACCTGAGGCCCCGGCGACCCCTGAAACGCCCGGAACGCCGGGAACGCGCCAGACACAGCCTGCAGCAAACCTGATTCGTGCGGTAGAGGTGAGCGTGACGCAAGCCAACAACCAGGCGGTGACCCGCGTGTTTCGCACTGGCGGGGTGTACTGA
- the gspI gene encoding type II secretion system minor pseudopilin GspI, which produces MRQQRGFTLIEALVAMTIVAVALIACLKAAGNLNIQQDDMIKRQYAQWSAKNTANFIRVSGVFPSAQAAQHLCPQGNFRFVCRVDITNTPNPNFRRVEIQVRDAFEGEKGNQLARLVIFLSSAP; this is translated from the coding sequence ATGAGGCAGCAACGCGGTTTTACCTTGATCGAAGCCCTGGTTGCCATGACCATTGTTGCTGTCGCCTTGATTGCCTGCCTGAAAGCTGCGGGCAATTTGAATATTCAGCAAGACGACATGATCAAGCGCCAATACGCCCAATGGAGCGCCAAAAACACGGCAAATTTCATCCGTGTATCAGGTGTTTTTCCAAGCGCGCAGGCGGCGCAACACCTTTGTCCTCAGGGCAACTTCCGCTTTGTTTGCCGGGTGGACATTACCAATACACCCAACCCGAATTTTCGTCGGGTTGAAATCCAGGTTCGAGACGCCTTTGAAGGCGAAAAGGGCAACCAACTGGCGCGATTGGTGATTTTTTTAAGCAGCGCACCATGA
- a CDS encoding prepilin-type N-terminal cleavage/methylation domain-containing protein, with product MPTLVPGASKQGFTLLELLVVIVVLSIAAGLIVVRGTPGDANYLESDAKKLSQLLRIAQQESLLKSKDIRFLASDEGYTFEEFTGSRWVPVTTEPLLRPRLWDHGPFKITLINEGLENKFLTLESQAGLTRQAIVLQRNQVQVVLESQASGTFRVSQARTVTSGTQQNL from the coding sequence ATGCCGACATTGGTTCCTGGAGCCTCTAAACAGGGGTTCACCCTGCTGGAATTGCTGGTGGTGATCGTTGTACTGTCGATTGCCGCAGGACTGATCGTGGTCCGCGGCACGCCCGGCGATGCCAACTACCTGGAGTCGGATGCGAAAAAGCTCTCGCAGCTTTTGCGGATAGCGCAGCAGGAGTCGCTATTGAAATCAAAAGACATCCGCTTTCTGGCCAGTGACGAGGGTTACACATTCGAAGAATTCACGGGCAGCCGCTGGGTACCTGTCACGACAGAACCCTTGTTACGCCCAAGGTTGTGGGACCACGGCCCTTTCAAGATCACCTTGATCAATGAGGGGCTGGAGAACAAGTTTCTGACCCTTGAAAGCCAGGCGGGCTTGACGCGTCAGGCCATTGTTCTTCAACGCAATCAGGTGCAGGTAGTGCTGGAAAGCCAGGCCAGTGGAACATTCCGTGTAAGCCAGGCGCGAACGGTGACGAGCGGGACACAGCAAAACCTATGA
- the gspG gene encoding type II secretion system major pseudopilin GspG — protein MKKSNSRQNIQRNKGFTLIEIMVVVVILGILATLVVPKIMGRPDEARVVAAKQDIASVMQALNLYRLDNSRYPTTDQGLQALVERPSTEPQPRNYKQGGYLSRLPVDPWGNNYQFLSPGINGEVDVMSLGADGKAGGEGVNADIGSWSL, from the coding sequence ATGAAAAAATCAAATTCGCGTCAAAACATTCAACGCAACAAAGGTTTTACCCTGATTGAAATCATGGTGGTGGTGGTGATTTTGGGAATTCTGGCCACACTGGTTGTGCCAAAAATCATGGGGCGCCCCGATGAAGCGCGTGTTGTCGCTGCCAAGCAGGACATCGCATCCGTGATGCAGGCACTAAACCTTTACAGGCTGGATAACAGCCGCTACCCAACCACCGATCAGGGGTTGCAGGCACTGGTTGAACGCCCCAGCACAGAACCGCAGCCACGCAATTACAAGCAGGGTGGTTATTTGTCTCGATTGCCGGTCGACCCGTGGGGCAACAACTACCAGTTTTTGAGCCCTGGCATCAATGGCGAAGTAGACGTGATGAGCCTGGGTGCAGACGGCAAGGCCGGTGGTGAGGGTGTAAATGCCGACATTGGTTCCTGGAGCCTCTAA
- a CDS encoding type II secretion system protein N, with amino-acid sequence MKLALKSGFSNFSLSPRLMQGLGTLLWLLAVGLTVWVLIKLFAPSPVVAPAMPSQVSANYQVDQSPEARLMGVETAGGLTPPSVNLVGVFANSEGKGAAVMSIEGQPAQSMRVGDEVANGWLLEEVGPTFAVMRRSGQRHQVNLPVLEADPNLLRRVPANG; translated from the coding sequence ATGAAACTCGCCTTGAAATCCGGATTTTCCAACTTCAGTCTCTCTCCCCGTCTAATGCAGGGGCTGGGCACCTTGTTGTGGTTGCTGGCAGTGGGGTTGACCGTTTGGGTGTTGATCAAGCTGTTTGCCCCCTCGCCGGTGGTGGCGCCTGCAATGCCGTCGCAAGTTTCTGCCAATTACCAGGTCGACCAGTCACCTGAAGCGCGTTTGATGGGTGTTGAAACCGCGGGTGGCCTCACCCCGCCTTCGGTCAACCTGGTGGGCGTGTTTGCCAACAGTGAGGGAAAAGGCGCCGCTGTGATGTCGATTGAAGGGCAACCAGCGCAGTCCATGCGCGTCGGCGATGAGGTCGCCAATGGCTGGCTTCTTGAAGAAGTAGGCCCCACCTTCGCGGTCATGCGCCGCAGCGGGCAGCGTCACCAGGTCAATTTGCCTGTACTGGAAGCAGATCCCAATTTGCTGCGCAGGGTGCCAGCCAACGGCTAG